A single window of Rana temporaria chromosome 1, aRanTem1.1, whole genome shotgun sequence DNA harbors:
- the LOC120915265 gene encoding pollen-specific leucine-rich repeat extensin-like protein 1, translating into MRLVTSNRSGSAACHIKEYIHAKELEFLRPSLSLARTENSWEEAAPTAPVAMDNSSRNSCDETLEGLEPESQLASSSQSTPATPLGELQTTPRPVPRVAARGTKRKAPESDPNVTMMLQIMSEMKDRMGTNTNTPSYGNKSAQCLAELMDRVPKSLQADMLAGTIRYINTFIPPEEPYLSPEPPPPYGPYANQHPQHLSAPTLRHFTAPPFHSHLPQHAPPYPTQTPTLSTHPQLPTPPSAYTSSTLPDPPYLHTHTSTMSPYRRPQTTPSAYHPTTSQTFHLPPQPPTYPSRTTYPSDYTHLPTLPPYNPQPTPTPPPPQPPATPPSRWPHGTTSRSDWSSFGKAIDAGISVDDPGESPSFQKL; encoded by the coding sequence GACTGAAAACAGCTGGGAGGAAGCTGCTCCGACCGCCCCTGTCGCGATGGATAACAGCAGCCGAAATTCGTGTGATGAGACACTGGAGGGTCTGGAGCCGGAAAGCCAGTTGGCCAGTTCATCTCAATCTACGCCGGCAACACCTCTGGGAGAGCTGCAGACAACGCCAAGGCCGGTGCCGCGTGTAGCTGCGAGGGGGACCAAAAGAAAAGCTCCGGAATCAGACCCCAATGTGACAATGATGCTACAGATCATGTCAGAAATGAAGGACAGAATGGGTACTAATACTAATACCCCTTCATACGGAAACAAGTCGGCCCAATGTTTGGCGGAGTTAATGGACAGGGTTCCCAAAAGCCTACAAGCCGATATGCTGGCAGGTACCATACGGTACATCAACACATTTATTCCACCTGAAGAACCCTACCTATCCCCAGAACCACCACCACCGTATGGCCCCTATGCTAACCAACACCCGCAACATCTGTCAGCACCAACACTTCGTCACTTCACAGCACCACCTTTTCACAGCCACCTACCTCAACACGCACCACCTTACCCGACTCAGACGCCCACACTTTCTACCCACCCTCAACTACCAACACCACCTTCTGCATACACTTCCTCAACACTCCCTGATCCGCCTTACCTGCATACGCACACTTCGACAATGTCACCTTACAGACGCCCACAGACGACACCTTCTGCCTACCATCCCACGACTTCACAAACATTTCATCTACCTCCACAACCTCCTACTTACCCTTCTCGCACGACATACCCTTCCGATTACACACACCTGCCTACACTCCCACCTTACAATCCTCAACctacaccaacaccaccaccaccacaaccaccagcaaCACCACCATCACGTTGGCCGCATGGTACAACATCTAGATCTGATTGGTCTAGTTTTGGCAAAGCCATAGACGCTGGCATATCGGTGGATGACCCAGGGGAATCCCCAAGTTTCCAAAAACTGTAA